The DNA window GGCCCTCCTCTTAGTCCTAGCGCTCACTCCAAGGGCATCACCGAAGCGGTCAACGTACTCTACGGGGCTGGTTGGCCTGAGGTTCAGACCGAGGCCCCTTGCCATGAAGCGGTAGCTCCTCCCTATTTCCTTCTTTGAGACCTTGGATACCGATGCAATCTCGTCCAGTGTTCTTGGGATGCCCTCCATCCTGCAGGCGGCGTATAGTGCCGCCGAGACCATACCCTCTATTGAACGGCCGCGGATGAGCTTTTTCATAACGGCTTTCCTGTAGAGAGAAGCGGCAACTTCCTTGAGATGCCTCGGTAGGCGGAGCTGAGCGGCCATCCTGTCAAGCTCGCTTAAAGCAAAGGCAAGGTTCCTCTCGGCGGCATCGTTGATGCGCATCCTCCTCTGCCACATGCGGAGCCTTCTGAGCTTCGTCCTGTACATCCCAGTTATCTGGTTGCCGTGGATGTCTTTATCGCGCCAGTCAATGTCGGTAGAAAGGCCCTTGTCGTGGATCATCAGGGTCATGGGTGCGCCGGTTCTGGCGCGCTTTTCCCTCTGACCCGGCTCAAAGGCCCTCCACTCGGGCCCTTCGTCCACAACGTTCTCCTCAATTACGTAGCCGCACTTGGCACAGATTATCTCTCCCCTTCGCGGGTCGTAGATAAACTCCGTCGAACCGCAAACGGGACATTCCCTCCTCGGGCTAATATCTCTCACCCCCTTCTCCTGGGGGTGGGGCCGGAACGCTTGCCATTCTTACCCTTTTCAGGATAAGACTTGGAGTTCTTGGAGGGTTTGCCTTTACCACTAGCCCTCCCCTTCCGGGGAGCCTTTTTGCTCCCCTTTTCCCGCTTGCCAACGTAGAGAACCGCCCCAACGTACTTCTCGGGATCCTTCACCCGAGGTTTAACGGCGACATAGGGATAATTAACCGGACCAAAAACATCCTTGACTACTCCGATGGGTTTCAGCTCCTTGTCAACAACAGGCTCATTCAGGGACGGCACCCAGTTTGTCCTGACTATGAGGAAGCCCTGCTTCGCGTAGTGAGAAACAACTCCTAGGCGTTTCATAGCCCCACCCCAAAACCAGGTTTCCTTTTAAGCTTTTCGCTTTTCCCCTTTATAAAGCTTTCGATAATTTGAGAAAGATTTTTAATAAGAACTTTCCAACAATAAAGTTTGGGAAGGATAAAATGAAGTGCCTCGTAGTTGGTCACGTTGTGAGGGACGTGGTTAAGAAAGGTGATAATGTTCTTGAAAGGCTTGGAGGCGGTGCTTATTATTCAGCACTTGCCCTCTCCAGGTTCTGCGATGTTGAGATATTCACTTCTTTCTCAGAACTCCCCGATGAGTGGATTAAAGAGCTAAAATCCATTGGAGAACTGCATATAGTTCCGTCCGAGGAAACGACCACTTACGAACTGACTTACCTGGACAGTAACAGGAGAGCGCTAAAACTTCTAGAGAGGGCGTCACCCCTCAAAGGACTTCCAGACGGAAACTACGACATAGTCATTATAAACCCCGTAGCGGGGGAAGTACCTCCTGCTCTGGTTGCCCATGCGGTCGGGAATTTTCCCCTCGTAGCGGTTGATTTGCAGGGGTTTATCCGTTCCCCTCATCCAGGCGAAGTCGGGTATCTAACGCTCGACGGCTCGTTCTTAAAGGGGGTAACTGTTCTCCACGCGGATGTGAGTGAGTTCCAACATCTAGAGAACTTCTCCCCGGAATTAGTGGACGTCCTTCTCCTCTCCAATGGACCAGAGCCGGGGAAAGCGTTCCTCCATGGGAGAGAGTACATGTTCAATTCAGTCCGAGTAGATGTAGATGAATCAACAGGAGCGGGAGACGTTTTTCTTGGAGCTTTTACTGGATTATACTCCCAGTGTCCTTTCGTGCAGGCCCTTAAGAGAGCCGTTGCTTTCACCGCACTGTTCCTCAAGAAAAGGCACGTTGATTTCCCAATGGAAGACGTTAACAGACTCGCAATGGAAGTTGAAGTGAAAAGGGTATAAACATTCACACCCTAACTTCTCAACACCGATGATGAAACGTCAGCACGCTGAAGGATGAAGAGAAGGGACTTCCCTGAGGTGGTTTCGATGGACAGGTACGTTCTCCTGGTTAAGGCCCCAACGGAAGCGGACGTCTCTTCCTTTAGAAAGGAAGCAAAGGAGCTAGCCGAAAAATACGGCTTTAAGGCAGAGCTCCACAGGTGCATAGGTCTTACTGTTGACGCGGTGATAGTTTACAACAACGGAGTTGTCCTGATAAAGCGGAAGAACGAGCCATTCAAAGACCACTACGCCCTTCCCGGGGGCTTTGTAGAATACGGTGAGACCGTTGAAGAGGCTCTTCTACGTGAGGCTAAGGAGGAAACGGGGCTTGACGTGAGGCCCGTCAAGCTGGTCGGCGTCTATTCAAAGCCCGACAGAGACCCAAGGGGACACACAGTAACGGTTGCTTTCCTCTGTATAGGGGAGGGAGAGCCGAAGGCGGGCGACGACGCCAAGGAAGTCTTCGTGTTCCCCATAGAAGAGGCCCTGAAGCTTCCGCTGGCATTTGACCATGAGGAGATACTTAGAGATGCTCTCAGCTTGAGGTGAGCGCATGATGCTCGAATACCCTGCTTTTGGCAGAATAACCGTGAACGGAACCACCTACGAGCACGACATCGTCGTTTATCCAAGCGGGAGAATCGAGCGCAGGAAGAAGGAGATAAGCAAGCGAAAACACGGAACGAGTCACAAGCTCGATCCCGAAGAGTTAAAGGAGTATCTCACTGAAGACTTCGATGTTCTCGTTGTGGGGACTGGGATGTACGGTATGCTCTCCCTCCTTCCGGAGAGCAGGGAACTTGTGAAGGAGAAAGAAGTCCTTGAACTCCCAACTGGAAAGGCCGTTGAAATCTTTAATGACCTCCAGAAAAAGAAAAGGGTGCTGGGAATATTCCACGTTACTTGCTGAACTTTACTCTTTTGGTTCAAGGTGGGCCCTCTTTACCTCAAGCACGCCTGAATAGGTGCACTCGTCCCACTTCCTCTCGACCTCGTCGAAGACCACCCTCGCCCTGAAGAATGGGGCGTCCCTCACGAAGGTCTCGAACTCGCCGCCTTCACCTGCAACGTGAAGTTTGTACTTCTCGTGGAGTCTTATAAGCTCTTCCAGGGCCATCTCGTCTATCCTCCTTCCGAGCCAGCTCTGGTCAAGGCCGTAAGCAGCGGTTCCAACTACGACCACGTCAAAGATGCTTATGATTTCCCTCATATAATCAACCGGATCCCTGTGCCAGGCTGGGGCGAAGCTCTCAATCCCGAGCTCCCTCACAACCCTGTCCACCCTCTTCTTCTGGTACTCGCTGGCCAGGGCTCCAGCGACGACCCCATCAATTTTCAGCCCCTCAAGGACGGCCTTCATGTCCTCGACTTCTTTCTCCTTCTCTCCGGAGGTGAAGCCCTTGACGAGGGGGATTCCCACCGCCCTAGCCTGGAGCTCGGTGAGGTGTATGTTCGGGACGTGGTACATATAGCTCTCGTGGTTCTCGCTCACCATTGAGACGAGATACTTCACTTCAAACCCCTGCCTGAGCGCCCAGTAAAGGGCGTAGTTCGAGTCCTTCCCGCCGGAATACAGCACCGCAACGCGCATCTTACCCACCCGAAAATTTTTAAATACATTGAGTTAGTTTAACCTGAGTGCTTCTGGATTTCCATCGCACAACCCGTTAAAAAGGTGATGCCAATGGCACCAGAGACCGCAGTAATCCTGGCGGCGGGCCTCGGGACGAGGATGGGCGGAAGGCCCAAGGGACTTATCAGGGTAGCCGGAAGGGAAATCCTGTACAGGACAATGGCCCTTCTCAAGGAGCACGGGGTGAGAAAGTTCGTGATAGTCACCAACAGTAAATACGCCCCCCTTTACCGGGAGTTCATCGAGAGACACTCCTTTCCGGCGGAGCTCATCATCAACCCAGAGCCCGAGAAGGGCAACGGCCACTCCCTCCACCTAGCTAGGGGAAAGGTTTCCGGAAAGTTCGTACTGGTAATGAGCGACCACGTCTACTCCAGGGACTTCATCGAACGGGCAGTGAGAGGGGAAGGACTTATAGCGGACAGGAAACCGAGATGGGTTGATACCGGCGAGGCAACTAAAGTCCAAGTAAAGGACGGAAGGGTGTGGAAGATCGGTAAAGGCCTCGATGAGTGGGACGCGGTCGATACCGGGTTTTTCATCCTCGATGAGGGCATCTTCGAAGTCACGGAAGCCCTCGAAAGAGAAAGGGACGGCGACTACTCCCTGAGCGAGGCCATGGAACGGGCAGGGATTCCAGCAACCTTCATTGACGGCCTCGGCTGGACGGATGTAGACACTCCAGGGGATCTGAAAAGAGCCAGGAAAATGCTGGTGAGGACGGCCGTGAAGGGAACTGGAGACGGGTTCATAAGCAGACATTTGAACAGGAGAATCTCAACGAGGATAAGCGAACTTCTGGTGGAGAATGTTACGCCAAACCAGATGACAGTGGTAACGTTCCTCTTAGGCATCGTATCGGGGCTAACTCTTCTCATAAACCTTCCCTTAGCCGGAATACTCTATCAGCTCAGCTCAATCCTCGACGGCGTTGACGGGGAGCTGGCGAGGGCCCAACTCAGGACGAGCAGGCTCGGTGGCTACGTTGATTCAATCCTCGACCGCTACGTTGACGGGAGCTTCCTGGCACTGCTGGCCTACACAACGCTCAGAGAACCGCTCTGGTATCTAATTGCCCTCTTAGCCCTCCTCGGCTCGGTGATGGTAAGCTACTCTACGGAGAGGTTCAAGGGAGCCTTCTGCAGGGATGCCTACAAAGAAGTTTCTCTCCTTAGAAAACTTCCCGGGAAGAGGGACGAGAGGGTTTTCCTGACGATGCTCTTCCTTCTGTATCCGGCTGAAATCTCGGTAAAGGCCCTCTTCCTGACCCTTGCCGTGCTGACTAACGTTAGGGTCGCCCTCACGATGTATTTTATTGCCCGGAAAGTTTCACATCCGAAAACTATTTAACTGCTATAAAATATTTTAAACCAGCACTGGAGGTGAATAACGATGGTGAGGGTTGTAATTCTTGGACAGGGATACGTTGCAAGCATATTCGCAAGCGGGCTTGAGAAGATAAAGGCTGGGAAGATGAAGCCCTACGGCGTTCCGCTGGCCGATGAGCTCCCGATTAAGATAAAGGACATAGAAATCGTCGGTTCTTACGACGTTGACTCCAACAAGGTCGGAAAGGATCTCTACGAGGTTGTCAAAAGCTACGACCCCGATGCCCCAGAAAGCCTCAAGGGGATAACCATAAGGAAGGGCGTCCACCTCGGAAGCCTCAGAAACCTGCCGCTTACCCCAACTGGCCTCGACGACGAGATGACGCTTAAAGAGGCTGTTGAGCACCTCGTAAGCGAGTGGAAGGAGCTCAAGCCGGATGTTTTCGTCAACGTCTGCACCACCGAGGCCTTCACTCCCTTCGAGAGCAGGGAAGAGCTCGAGAAGGCCATCGAGGAGGACAGGAAGGAGAGGCTCACCGCCACACAGCTCTACGTCTATGCCGCCGCCAAGTACGCAAAGGAGGTCGGAGGGGTGGCCTTCGTCAACGCCATTCCAACCCTCATAGCCAACGACCCAGTTTACGTTGAGCTCGCGAAGGAGAGCAACCTGGTTATCTTCGGTGACGATGGAGCAACCGGTGCAACACCGCTTACCGCAGACGTTCTCAGCCACCTCGCCCAGAGGAACCGCTACGTTTTGGATATAGCCCAGTTCAACATCGGCGGCAACCAGGACTTCCTGGCCTTAACCGACGAGGAGAGGAACAGGAGCAAGGAGTTCACAAAGAGCTCAATCGTCGAGGACATCCTCGGCTACGACGCCCCCCACTACATCAAGCCCACAGGCTTCCTCGAGCCCCTCGACGACAAGAAGTTCATAGCGATGCACATCGAGTACGTCAGCTTCAACGGCGCCCACGACGAGATAGTCATCACCGGCAGGATAAACGACAGCCCTGCCCTCGCCGGTTTGCTCGTCGACCTCGTGAGGCTCGGTAAAATAGCAGTTGACAGGAAGGAGTTCGGAACGGTCTATGAAGTCAACGCCTTCTACATGAAGAACCCCGGCCCGAAGGAGGCCAAGAACATACCAAGGATAATCGCCCACGAGAAGATGCGCATGTGGGCTGGACTGAAGCCAAAGTGGCTCTAAATATTTTTCTCTTCTCTAATTTTCTATCGTAAGAAGATAGAGATAGAAAAAAGTAGTAAAAAAGAAGTTCAAAGTCCCAGCATCTCTTTGGCAGCTTTGACTCCCAGCTCAAAGGCCCTCATGTTGACATCTATCGTCTTCAGCGGGACGCTGATCCTGATGACCTCCTTTATCTGCTCCTCCGAAAGCGGGAAGCCCGGAGTCTGGCTGAGTGCACCGATTAGGACGACATTTGTGGTAACGATGTTTCCTGCTTCCATAGCTAACTTCTCGGCGTCGAAGGCCATGAACTTGCCGCCGAAGTCCTCTTCAACGATCTTCCTCATCTCCTCAAGCGTTGGGTAGGTTGCGAGTCCCATCGAGACCTGAACCGGCGGGATCGGCCTCGCATTGGTAAAGACGAGGCCACCCTTCTTGAGGTAGTTAATGTAGCGCAGGGCTTCTACCGGCTCGAAGGAGAGTATGACATCGGCCTTCCCCTCGGGAACCATAGCTCCGTACACGTTCTCGCCGAAGCGGACGTAGGCTATAACGCTTCCAAAGCGCTGGCTCATTCCGTGAACCTCGCCGACACGAACCTTGTAGCCTGCCCCCAAGGCCGCCCAGCCGAGCAAGTTGGCAGCGGTGAGGATTCCCTGCCCGCCAACTCCGGTGATAACGATGTTGTACTCCTTCATTTCACTCACCCTCCTTCATAGGCACGAACGCATCGAACGGACATACCTGGGCACATCCGCCGCAGCCCCAGCACATCGTCGGGTCGATCTTGGCCTTCTTCTTCTCGGCGTCCCAGTAGATTGCCGGACAGCCGTAGGCGTTGATACATATCTTACAGCCTGTACACTTGTCCTCAATGACGTGGTAGATCGGCCACTTCTCGCCTCTCCTCCTCATCTGGCCCACCTTGTAGAGGGCGCAGACCTGCCTTGAGACGACGACGCTCACTCCCTCGACCTGGAGGGCCTTCTTTACCGTCTCGTAGGTGGCCTTTATGTCGTAGGGGTCAACCACTGCCACGAAGTCGGCGCCCATGGCCCTGGCGACGTCCTCTATCGGTATCCTCTTACCCATACCGTGCGGTGTCTGGCCTGTGCTCGGGTTGGGCTGGTCGCCTGTCATCGCGGTGACGAGATTGTCGAGGACGACTATGAGAACGTTGGAGCGGTTGTAGATGGCGTTGGCAAGGGCTGGAAGACCCGTGTGGAAGAAGGTCGAGTCACCGATTGTGGCGACTATAATCTGCTTCTCCTTTCCGCTCTTGTGATCCTCCTCCGCGAGGGAACCGTTGGAGGCTATGCTGAGCCCGTGGGCTATGCCGATAGAGGCACCCATTGCAACGGTGGTGTCAACGGTTCTGAGCGGCGGGAGGACTCCGAGGGTGTAACAGCCTATGTCGCTCGGGTATATTGCCTTGGGACCAGCCGCCTTCCTTATGGCGAAGAAGCTGTTCCTGTGCGGGCACGCCGGACAGAGTGAAGGTGGCCTCGGCGGAACTATCTGAGAGACCTTCTCGTACTTCTCGTCGATCTCGGCGAAGTTTATCGGAGTTTCAAGGCCAAGGAACTTGGCTATCGCCTCAACGGCTCTCCTCGTGGTCATCTCATAAACTCTCGGCACGAGATCCTTTCCGTGAATTGGAATTCTAAGGCCCTTATCGTAGGCCCAGGTCTTGACCTGTTCCTCGACGACAGGCTCGAGCTCCTCAACTATGAGAACTTTCTCAAGGCCGTCGAAGAACTTCTCAAGCAGGCCGTAGGGCACTGGGAACGGCGTTCCGAGCTTGAGAACCTTGACGTCCTCGACTCCAAGCCAGGCAAGGGCTTCCTTTACGTAGGCGTAGCTTAAACCGGGAGCGATGATGCCGACCTTCGCATCTTCCTTGCCCTCTATCCAGTTGAACGGGCAGTTGTTCAGCTCTTCCCTGATCTTCTCTATCTTCTCAAGTATCTGCGGGTGGAACCTTCTGGCGTTGGAAGGGACGTCAACGAACCTGCTCGGGTTCTTCTTGAACTTCCCGAACTTCCTCTTACCACTCTTTATCTCCTCGGGCAGTTCGCCGAGTATGACATCTCCCCTAGCGTGAGAGCTTCTGGTCGTGGTTCTCAAGATAACGAAGTGCTTGAACTTCTCGCTCAGCTCGAAGGCGTACTTCGTCATCTCCTTTGCCTCGTGCGGTGAACTCGGCTCGAGAACCGGGACGTTGGCGAACTTGGCGTAAACTCTCGTGTCCTGCTCGTTCTGGGAAGACCACATACTCGGGTCGTCCGCGACCATTATGACGAAGCCGCCCTCGACACCCATGCCAACGGAGCTGAGGAAGCTGTCGGCCGCGACGTTAAGACCAACGTGCTTCATTGCCGTCATTGCCCTGAGGCCGCTCCATGCTGCGGCTAAAGCCGTCTCAAAGGCGACCTTCTCGTTGGTCGAGTACTCCATGTAAACTCCTGCCTTCTTTGCGACGGCCGCCATCGTGTCTGTGAGCTCTGAACTCGGCGTTCCTGGATAGGCGGCGTAAACAGCTATGTTCGCTTCGAGAGCTCCCCTCGCTATCGCGTGGTTGCCCAGGAGTAGCACCCTCTCCCCGGGCTTGTCCCACAACACTATGTCGGTAACTTTCGCCATCTCAACACCTCCGTTAATGAAAGATAAACACGAAAGCTCAATCTTCCCTCGGCAAGCCAACGTTCTTCGCCTGCTGGACGAGGGCATAGGCTCCAGCGGCAACATCCTCGGGCCTCTCATAGCTCGGGATTCCGTTTGCCTCAAGAAGCTCCTTAGCCTTCTCACTGACGTATCCCGCCATGAAGAGGCCGAGGACGGGCTTGCCGTTGTTGACCTCTTTTACAGCTTTGATGACGCCCTCGGCGTGCTCAGTCGGCGTCATTCCCGCAAAGGTCGGGACGACGCAGATTGCTATCAGCATGTCAACGTTAGGATCTTCAAGCAGGAGCTTGGCAGTCCTGTAGTAGTCCTCTCCGCGGGCAGAGGCTATCATGTCCACCGGGTTCTTCACAGCCGCCATCGGCGGAAGGAAGGAGCGGAGCTCCTCGATGGTCTTCTCCTCAAGGTTGGCCAGCTTGAGGCCTTTCCTGTCTATGGCATCAGCGGTGAGAACCCCTGGGCCGCCGGCGTTGGTCATTATGGCTACTCTCTTACCCTTTGGAAGCGGCTGGGTGAATGCCCTCGCCATGCTGAGCATGTCGTCAATTGTATCAGCCACCAAGACGCCGCTCTGCTTGAAGGCCGCCTCGTAGATCTTCCAGCTTCCTGCTAGAGAACCTGTGTGAGATGATGCCGCCCTCGCACCGCTCTCGCTCCTGCCAGCCTTTAGCGCTATGACGGGCTTCTTCTTTGTGACCCTCTTTGCAACGTCGATGAACTTCCTGCCGTCCTTGAGGCCCTCGATGTAGAGAGCTATGGCTTTGTCCTCTTCAGTATCAGCGAGGTACTCCATGAGCTCTGAGAAGTCCACATCGGCCATGTTCCCTATGCTGACGAACTTGGAGAAGCCTATTCCCTCCTTAACGGTCTTGTAGACTATTCCAGCTCCGAGGGCACCGCTCTGGCTGATGAAGGCTATGCTTCCCTTCTTGGCGTCCATGATAAAGGTGGCGTTCATGTCGTTGTGGGTGTTCATCACTCCCACGCAGTTCGGTCCGATGAGCCTCATGCCGTACTTGTGGGCGATCTCAACTAATTCTCTCTCTTCCCTCTTGCCCTCCTCGCCGGTCTCGCCGAAGCCGGCAGTTATGATGACGGCGCCCTTAACGCCCTTCTCGCCGGCGTCTATTATCGCTTGCTTGACGAACCTCTTGGGCACGACGATGACCGCCATATCAACTTCTCCCGGGATGTCCTTGATGTTCTTGTAAGCCTTAACTCCCTGAACTTCCTCGTCCTTGACGTTGACCGGGTAAACCCTTCCGTCCCTGTACTTCTTGAGGTTCTTGAAGACCTCGTAGCCCAGCTTGAGCGGGTCGTTTGATGCCCCTATGACCGCTATCCCCTTCGGCTTGAAGAAGTAGTCAAAGTCCATGAGCTTCACCGTTTAAATCTCGGTCAGAGCGTATATAAGCTTTCCCAAAACGGTCATCGGAGAATTTTTTGGCATTATTGAGCTTAAAAATTCCTTCATGACCAAAGAGAACCATTCGACTTGCACTCACAGGCCATAGCCCCATACAATCTGCGGCGGAAACTTTCCCCTCATGATCTTTTCGAGTAGTTCACGGGCAACACTGTACGCAAAGTCGAATGTTTTCCTATCAACCAGACCATGGAGAAGAGCCATCTCAAGCTCGTCTTCATCCAAGAGAAACGCCTTACCATCGGGAAACACGAATATGTCAAGGAATAAATCAAGCATTTCAATTGTATTCCCACGCCTCTTTGTATAGTCCAATACGTCTATGTAAAGCCCCTTGAAGTTCCCCTCATTGTCATACACTTTTAGCACATCGTAGTGCTCCCCGACAAAGGCGAAGTACACCATAGAGTAACCATTTTCAATAACCTCAACGCCGTTCACTGAGAGAGGGGCCAACATACCCTCGAACTTCGACTTTGCTACGACGATATTTCCAAGATCCTCAATAAGCTCGTCGTCCCTCTCAATGACCCTGTTTGGGATGCGCCTGTAAATGAGATGGATTTTTCCGGGTATCACAGGGATTGGTTTTATTCCAGTGTTTTTAGCGGTTTCCATAGAGCTACGTCCGCGGAAGAAGGGAATGTATGCTACCCGAAACCTTTAAGTAAGCTCCGGTTATTTTAACTCTGGAGGTGATGGCGATGGTAAAGGTGAAGTTCCTGGGCCACGCTGCCTTTCTGATCGAGGGTAGCAAGAAGATACTCATAGACCCCTTCCTCAGCGGCAACCCTCAGACGGCCGTTAAGCCCGAGGAAGTCGAGGCAGACATAATCCTGGTAACCCACGCCCACGGCGACCACGTTGGGGACGCCATAGGGATAGCAAGGAGAAGCGGAGCGAAGATAGTTGCCATGTACGACGTTGCCAACTACATCTCCCAACAGGCGAGCGATGTAGAGACCGTTGGAATGAACTACGGACCAACAGAGATAGACGGAGTCTTCATCGTCCAGGTTCCGGCCTGGCACTCCAGTAGCGATGGGGTACACAGCATAGGCAACGCCTCAGGATTCATAGTGAAGCTCGACGGAGTTACCATCTACCACGCCGGAGACACATTCGTGTTCTCCGACATGGCGCTCTTCAACGAGCTCTACGGCCCGATTGACGTTGCCCTCCTCCCGATAGGCGGACACTTCACGATGGGGCCAAGGGAAGCCGCCAAAGCAGTCGAGCTCCTCAAGCCGAGGAAGGTTGTTCCGATGCACTACAACACCTGGCCGCCGATCGCCCAGGATCCCGAGGAGTTCAAGAAGCTCGTCGGTGACAAGGCCGAAGTTGTTATCCTCAAGCCCGGAGAAGAGCTTAAGCTTTGAAAAACCTTTTAAATTTCTCTTCTTAGCTTACTTTCAGGTGGTGGAATGGACAGAAAAATCCCAGCAACAGCAGTGATCGTGCTTTTTGTCTTCCAGATGGTACTCCCCGCTGTAAGTGCCCAGAACAACGAGTACGACCTTATATTAGTCCGCAACGATGATCTCATTGACTATATAGTGGCGCTTCCCTATTCAAAGCATCTGGATGTCCCTATTCTCCCCGTAAACCCACAGGAGCTTGACCCCGCCACACTAGCCCAGCTTCAAAGCTATGAGCAGTTTGGCTGGTACCACGTCTTAGTCATAGGCGACTATCAGGCGATAAGCCAAAAAGTCCAGGAACAGCTGATGAGCCTCGGCTTCCAGGTCACCAGGATAGGGGGTGCCACTAGGGTTGATACGGCCGCAAACCTGGCCAAGGAGTTTTATTCCCCAAAGGTTGACGCCGTGGTTCTTGCCAGTGCAAGCGACTATGGGTCCGCGCTCGCTGCCGCCAGGTGGGCTATGGCCTACAATCACCCCCTACTGTTGACCTCACCCTCAAACCTTTCAGCCTCCGTAAAATCTACACTGGAATACCTTCAGCCCCACATCATCATCCTCATCGGCGCAGGTATGTCAAAGAACATCGAGGATGAGCTGAACAGCCTCGGGTACACGACCCACTGGGTAAAGGAGAACCTGACCATATCCGTGCCAACATCAACAACGCCACAGGGCACCAACTGGAGCTATGTAATCGGAGCGGTCATAATAACACTAGCCATTGCAATTCCCACCTCGCTGTACTACGCTAAGAAGAAGTGGGCCGCCAACAGGGTTCCAATCGAAGTTCTAACAGAGAAGGAGCGTGCGGTGGTTAAGGCTATCCTTGAAAAGGGCGGAACCATAAAGCAGGAGGAGCTCCCCGAGCTCACTGGATATTCTCGCCCAACGATAAGCAGAATAATCCAGGAGCTTGAGAAGAAACAGCTCGTCGAGCGCGAGAAAACGGGGAAGACCTTCATCGTGAAGCTAACAAAGGAAATCATTATGCGCGAGTGAGGGTCGGACAAGCCCTCCGTTCATCACTTTTCTCAGGGTCCTGGCTGTCTCCTCATCCCCAAAAAAGAGGGAAAACCGAATCACTTGCGGAAGAGATGGCCGTGGGCCTTGTTCACGTGCCTCGTGTACGCCTTGGCACTGCGGAAGACCATTCCACACCTCGGGCAGCGGAAGAGTATCTCCCCGTCCCTGTCCTCGATCTTGATGGCCTTCAGCACCGCCATCTCCTCCACCCCCGGCCATCCTTGGGGTTTGGGCTTTTAAATTTTGCTGGTTAGACCCATATCCGGTTCCCCTTGACTTTCAAGTATCCAAGTGTCTGGAGTGTTTTAAGGAAGTCCTCTATGGCGTCTTCATCGTAGTAAACGTTCACCCTATCCCCATCAGTTTCCACTGTTATAGGTTCTGCTTCCATAAGTGCCTCTATTAGTTCGTTCTTTTTCCTGTGTTTTTCTGCAAGCTCAAGGATCTTTTCGGCCAGAACAGAACGAGCTACCGCATCAAAAGTGGCCTCAACGATACTCTCCTCGGTTGCGTAATCTTTGGCTATTTCGAGTGCGTTCTCGAGGAGCTCTCTGTCAACTTCTAGCACCTCAACGTAGTAGTGCTTGGACAGTGTATACTCTGTTATGAGAGTGGTGCCCAAGTCTTCAATTTCCTCAAGCTCTTCTTCGACTTCTTCGATGGGGAACCTCAGCTCAAGCTCAAGGTTGTCAAGGGGCGGCTTCTCTCTCAGGATTAGAACCCCATCGTGCTCGTCGATTGCCCCTTCCTCAATCAGTGCTGTTATGAGGGACAGCTTCGAGAGGTCAGGCTCCTCAAAAAGTTCGCTTAGGGATCTTTCCTGGCCGACGTCCCATTCCCTCAGAAGCTCCTCATACGCTAGTTGTATTGCATCAAGTTCCTCACCCAAAACCGGTGCCTTGGGACTGAGCTCAACAAGCTTTGAGTACCTCCCCCTAACTACGAGATAGTGCTCGATCTCCGGTCTGGTCTCCTCAACAGGTCGGTTCATTATTCCAGCCCGACTGAGAGTTCTTGAAAGTTCGTTCATATCTTCACGGCTCAGTACTTCGAGCCTCATAATTCCCACCCACGCTATCTCCTTCCAAATGAT is part of the Thermococcus stetteri genome and encodes:
- a CDS encoding transcription initiation factor IIB produces the protein MSPRRECPVCGSTEFIYDPRRGEIICAKCGYVIEENVVDEGPEWRAFEPGQREKRARTGAPMTLMIHDKGLSTDIDWRDKDIHGNQITGMYRTKLRRLRMWQRRMRINDAAERNLAFALSELDRMAAQLRLPRHLKEVAASLYRKAVMKKLIRGRSIEGMVSAALYAACRMEGIPRTLDEIASVSKVSKKEIGRSYRFMARGLGLNLRPTSPVEYVDRFGDALGVSARTKRRAKEILNEAIKRGITSGKGPTGLAAAALYIAALLEGEKRTQREVAEVAHVTEVTVRNRYKELVEKLGINVPI
- a CDS encoding Gar1/Naf1 family protein, whose amino-acid sequence is MKRLGVVSHYAKQGFLIVRTNWVPSLNEPVVDKELKPIGVVKDVFGPVNYPYVAVKPRVKDPEKYVGAVLYVGKREKGSKKAPRKGRASGKGKPSKNSKSYPEKGKNGKRSGPTPRRRG
- a CDS encoding carbohydrate kinase family protein; translation: MKCLVVGHVVRDVVKKGDNVLERLGGGAYYSALALSRFCDVEIFTSFSELPDEWIKELKSIGELHIVPSEETTTYELTYLDSNRRALKLLERASPLKGLPDGNYDIVIINPVAGEVPPALVAHAVGNFPLVAVDLQGFIRSPHPGEVGYLTLDGSFLKGVTVLHADVSEFQHLENFSPELVDVLLLSNGPEPGKAFLHGREYMFNSVRVDVDESTGAGDVFLGAFTGLYSQCPFVQALKRAVAFTALFLKKRHVDFPMEDVNRLAMEVEVKRV
- a CDS encoding NUDIX domain-containing protein, translating into MDRYVLLVKAPTEADVSSFRKEAKELAEKYGFKAELHRCIGLTVDAVIVYNNGVVLIKRKNEPFKDHYALPGGFVEYGETVEEALLREAKEETGLDVRPVKLVGVYSKPDRDPRGHTVTVAFLCIGEGEPKAGDDAKEVFVFPIEEALKLPLAFDHEEILRDALSLR
- a CDS encoding Mth938-like domain-containing protein codes for the protein MMLEYPAFGRITVNGTTYEHDIVVYPSGRIERRKKEISKRKHGTSHKLDPEELKEYLTEDFDVLVVGTGMYGMLSLLPESRELVKEKEVLELPTGKAVEIFNDLQKKKRVLGIFHVTC
- a CDS encoding diphthine--ammonia ligase, translated to MRVAVLYSGGKDSNYALYWALRQGFEVKYLVSMVSENHESYMYHVPNIHLTELQARAVGIPLVKGFTSGEKEKEVEDMKAVLEGLKIDGVVAGALASEYQKKRVDRVVRELGIESFAPAWHRDPVDYMREIISIFDVVVVGTAAYGLDQSWLGRRIDEMALEELIRLHEKYKLHVAGEGGEFETFVRDAPFFRARVVFDEVERKWDECTYSGVLEVKRAHLEPKE
- a CDS encoding bifunctional L-myo-inositol-1-phosphate cytidylyltransferase/CDP-L-myo-inositol myo-inositolphosphotransferase yields the protein MAPETAVILAAGLGTRMGGRPKGLIRVAGREILYRTMALLKEHGVRKFVIVTNSKYAPLYREFIERHSFPAELIINPEPEKGNGHSLHLARGKVSGKFVLVMSDHVYSRDFIERAVRGEGLIADRKPRWVDTGEATKVQVKDGRVWKIGKGLDEWDAVDTGFFILDEGIFEVTEALERERDGDYSLSEAMERAGIPATFIDGLGWTDVDTPGDLKRARKMLVRTAVKGTGDGFISRHLNRRISTRISELLVENVTPNQMTVVTFLLGIVSGLTLLINLPLAGILYQLSSILDGVDGELARAQLRTSRLGGYVDSILDRYVDGSFLALLAYTTLREPLWYLIALLALLGSVMVSYSTERFKGAFCRDAYKEVSLLRKLPGKRDERVFLTMLFLLYPAEISVKALFLTLAVLTNVRVALTMYFIARKVSHPKTI